In Planctomycetia bacterium, one DNA window encodes the following:
- a CDS encoding DUF444 family protein, giving the protein MKIDKDHQRFRQIVKGRIRDDLRKFLTRGELIGKEGKNIITIPVRGIDLPHFRYGDNNDGGVGIGDGQVGDGVDGDGEAGPGGTNPGNHLMEVEVSLDELADILGEELRLPRIKPKGNHQITSEKDRYSGIRSTGPESLRHFKRTFRAALRRQIIAGTYDPNNPVIVPIRQDRRYRSWKTVLKPQSNAVIIYMMDVSGSMGDEQKELVRLEAFWIDAWLRRNYEGIESRYIVHDVRAAEVNRQTFFHIREDGGTKISSAFKLARSILDTHYSPEEWNVYIFHFSDGDNSSESDSRECCRMLRDHMLPRINLFGYCQVASAYGSGNFINVIHEHLEEQENVITSRVNAKDDIYDSLKTFFTPGK; this is encoded by the coding sequence GTGAAGATCGATAAGGACCATCAGCGATTCCGCCAGATCGTCAAGGGACGCATCCGCGACGACTTGCGCAAGTTCCTCACGCGCGGCGAGCTGATCGGCAAAGAGGGCAAAAACATCATCACGATCCCCGTGCGCGGGATCGACCTGCCGCACTTTCGCTACGGAGACAACAACGACGGCGGCGTGGGCATCGGCGATGGCCAGGTGGGCGACGGCGTCGACGGCGACGGCGAGGCCGGACCGGGCGGCACCAACCCGGGCAACCACCTGATGGAGGTCGAAGTCAGCCTTGATGAGCTGGCCGACATCCTCGGCGAGGAACTTCGCCTGCCGCGGATCAAGCCCAAGGGCAACCACCAGATCACGTCGGAAAAGGATCGTTACAGCGGGATTCGATCAACCGGACCGGAATCGCTGCGGCATTTCAAGCGGACGTTTCGCGCGGCCCTGCGCCGGCAGATCATCGCCGGCACGTACGATCCGAACAACCCCGTCATCGTGCCGATCCGCCAGGACCGCCGCTACCGAAGCTGGAAGACGGTGCTCAAGCCGCAGTCCAACGCGGTGATTATCTACATGATGGACGTGTCCGGTTCGATGGGCGACGAGCAGAAAGAGCTGGTGCGCCTGGAGGCGTTCTGGATTGACGCCTGGCTGCGGCGGAACTACGAAGGCATCGAGAGCCGGTACATCGTGCACGACGTGCGGGCGGCCGAGGTGAACCGGCAGACCTTCTTCCACATTCGCGAGGACGGCGGCACGAAAATCTCCAGCGCGTTCAAGCTGGCGCGGTCGATTCTCGATACGCATTACTCCCCCGAGGAGTGGAACGTTTACATCTTCCACTTCTCCGACGGCGACAACTCCAGCGAGAGCGATTCGCGCGAGTGCTGCCGGATGCTGCGCGATCACATGCTTCCGCGGATCAACCTGTTCGGCTACTGTCAGGTGGCGAGCGCCTACGGCAGCGGCAACTTCATCAACGTCATCCACGAACACCTTGAAGAGCAAGAGAACGTCATCACCAGCCGCGTGAACGCCAAGGACGACATTTACGATTCGCTCAAGACCTTCTTCACGCCGGGCAAGTAA
- a CDS encoding STAS domain-containing protein, with amino-acid sequence MAEPTTRLKVKHQGGVSIVEFADRKILDELCIHEIQEELASLVDSRTSRNLLLSFKNVDHLSSAALGMLITLKRKVEEAKGQLKLSDINPQIFEVFKITRLNKIFDIHPTGDKAIASF; translated from the coding sequence ATGGCCGAACCTACTACACGGCTCAAAGTCAAGCATCAGGGGGGCGTGTCGATCGTCGAGTTCGCCGATCGCAAGATTCTCGACGAGTTGTGCATCCACGAAATACAGGAAGAGCTGGCCAGCCTGGTGGACTCGAGGACGTCCCGCAACCTGCTGCTTTCCTTTAAGAACGTCGATCATCTTTCCAGCGCCGCTCTCGGCATGCTGATTACCTTGAAGCGCAAGGTCGAGGAGGCCAAGGGCCAGCTCAAGTTGAGCGACATCAACCCACAGATCTTCGAAGTGTTCAAGATCACCCGGCTGAACAAGATTTTTGACATTCATCCGACCGGCGACAAAGCCATCGCCAGCTTCTGA
- a CDS encoding ATP-binding protein — MALKEIILPNDLAAAKGPEEEILKAAAACGYGANASFAIKLALEEALTNAFRHGNKCDPCKCIRLRYEVTPERVEIEIHDEGEGFVPDAVPDPTQPEYIDRPHGRGIMLMKAYLDVVEYGPVGNYVRLVKLNK; from the coding sequence ATGGCCTTGAAAGAGATCATCCTTCCAAACGACCTCGCGGCGGCCAAAGGACCGGAGGAAGAAATCCTCAAAGCCGCCGCCGCCTGCGGCTACGGAGCCAACGCTTCGTTCGCCATCAAGCTCGCCCTGGAAGAGGCCCTCACGAACGCGTTTCGCCACGGCAACAAGTGCGATCCCTGCAAGTGCATCAGGCTGCGCTACGAGGTCACGCCCGAACGCGTCGAAATTGAAATCCACGACGAGGGCGAAGGCTTCGTGCCCGATGCCGTGCCTGATCCGACCCAGCCCGAGTACATCGACCGCCCGCACGGCCGCGGCATCATGCTCATGAAAGCTTACCTCGATGTCGTCGAGTACGGCCCCGTCGGCAACTACGTACGCCTCGTGAAGTTGAACAAGTGA
- a CDS encoding STAS domain-containing protein, which yields MTIVHLAGSCTMMESQRLADELIKAASRPRPLVLIDMAGLDFITSNGLGSIVAGFLRCRRQEGEMWLVGPRPAIHELLQLTRLTALFKVYDSLDAARAAAVSRPH from the coding sequence ATGACCATCGTGCACCTGGCAGGTTCGTGCACCATGATGGAGTCGCAGCGCCTCGCCGATGAGCTGATCAAGGCCGCCTCGCGCCCGCGCCCGCTCGTGCTGATCGACATGGCCGGGCTGGACTTCATCACATCCAACGGGCTGGGCAGCATCGTGGCCGGATTCCTGCGCTGCCGTCGGCAGGAAGGCGAGATGTGGCTGGTCGGCCCGCGTCCGGCGATTCACGAATTGCTCCAACTGACCCGGTTGACGGCGCTCTTCAAGGTGTACGATTCACTCGATGCCGCCCGGGCCGCTGCCGTGTCCCGGCCCCATTGA
- a CDS encoding S41 family peptidase, which produces MTRRATLRLAVLALFVASAFRTTPLWAGPTDITEPALASASARELWRKGSDQVLSGDFKSAVRTLEQVQSIEPGHAQISSVLGWLKEAERLEANREKLRTEVYQYYVDQALKAAKEAREWQAMTPAQREETLKKERADKKAKADAAKQADGDKKDEDAKPTANDEGKDDDATAVAPDAGEMDEADLGAAPDTDKLDDKGYKWSKSLAYAQAAMANAASEEEFRKETWLKEIVSNVLVEIERHKEKREWRDAAALYSMLQGIFPKNKDYEDGFDYTSKRAHLDIVYGPKSTWRNDLRGVTAGSIAQILDRMDEDYVEEPDFKKLCLNGLEHLIILAQAESIASTFPTLGDKDLVDHFVSRLNGLIKHRVKAKASFNARQVRSVFNTVLDANNDSLRLPEAVLVDEFVSGMLEPLDEFTSVIWPSQVDDFNKHTRGDFVGVGIQITQELGKPVRVESPLEDSPAYKANIKPGDLITHVDGKSTIDININQAVNLITGEPGTKVVLTIEDSVSKKSRDVSLIRQHIKLRTVRGMVRDETRATGWDYFVDPDSKIGYVRVSGYMDKTVEDLEHALDQMEDEGCRGLILDLRFNPGGLLTAAVKMCELFVKERDPLVQTKGRNRQQNMEILARADSRFNRPLIVMVNEYSASASEIVAGALAGLQEACILGVRTFGKGSVQNLIPIMDNQAYLKLTTAYYYVYDKNRPGDPWYCLHRKKESETWGVEPHVTIKMIPMELSKVLRLRRERDVLKGRDQAEVPREILERRAASQPDEELPKDPDPDTDPQLVAAVNMMRLKLMSKQPWVLAPAAAPRVARGAAVEQRTPDETPR; this is translated from the coding sequence ATGACTCGTCGCGCAACGCTTCGCCTGGCGGTTCTCGCTCTGTTTGTCGCGTCAGCCTTCCGGACGACACCGCTTTGGGCCGGCCCGACGGATATCACCGAACCCGCGCTGGCATCGGCCTCGGCGCGCGAGCTGTGGCGCAAGGGCAGCGACCAGGTGCTCTCGGGTGACTTCAAGAGCGCGGTGCGCACCCTGGAGCAGGTCCAGTCGATCGAACCGGGTCACGCGCAGATCAGTTCCGTGCTCGGCTGGCTCAAGGAGGCCGAGCGGCTCGAGGCCAATCGCGAGAAGCTACGCACCGAGGTTTATCAGTACTACGTCGATCAGGCATTGAAGGCGGCGAAGGAAGCGCGCGAGTGGCAGGCGATGACGCCGGCCCAGCGCGAAGAAACGCTGAAGAAGGAGCGCGCGGATAAGAAGGCCAAGGCCGACGCGGCGAAACAGGCCGACGGCGATAAGAAAGACGAAGACGCCAAGCCCACCGCGAACGACGAGGGCAAGGATGACGACGCGACGGCCGTCGCTCCTGACGCCGGCGAGATGGACGAAGCCGATCTCGGCGCGGCGCCCGATACCGACAAATTGGACGACAAGGGCTACAAGTGGAGCAAATCGCTGGCCTATGCGCAGGCCGCGATGGCCAACGCCGCCAGCGAGGAGGAATTCCGCAAAGAGACGTGGCTGAAGGAGATCGTCAGCAATGTCCTGGTTGAGATCGAGCGGCACAAGGAGAAGCGCGAATGGCGCGATGCCGCCGCCCTCTACAGCATGTTGCAGGGCATCTTTCCGAAGAACAAAGACTACGAAGACGGCTTCGATTACACCAGCAAGCGCGCCCATCTCGATATTGTCTACGGTCCCAAGTCGACGTGGCGGAATGACCTGCGCGGCGTCACGGCCGGCAGCATCGCCCAGATTCTCGACCGGATGGACGAAGACTACGTCGAAGAGCCGGATTTCAAGAAGCTCTGCCTGAACGGACTGGAACACCTGATCATTCTCGCGCAGGCGGAATCCATCGCATCGACCTTTCCGACGCTGGGCGACAAGGACCTGGTCGATCATTTCGTCTCGCGGCTGAACGGCCTCATCAAGCATCGCGTCAAGGCGAAGGCGTCGTTCAACGCGCGGCAGGTGCGCAGCGTGTTCAACACCGTGCTCGATGCCAACAACGACAGCCTGCGCCTGCCCGAGGCCGTGCTGGTGGATGAGTTTGTCTCCGGCATGTTGGAGCCGCTGGACGAGTTCACGTCGGTCATCTGGCCGTCGCAGGTGGATGATTTCAACAAGCACACGCGCGGGGATTTTGTCGGCGTCGGCATTCAGATCACGCAGGAACTGGGCAAGCCGGTCCGCGTGGAATCGCCGCTGGAGGATTCGCCCGCCTACAAAGCCAACATCAAGCCGGGCGATCTCATCACGCACGTCGACGGCAAGAGCACGATCGACATCAACATCAACCAGGCCGTCAACCTCATCACCGGCGAGCCGGGCACCAAGGTCGTTCTGACGATTGAAGACTCCGTCAGCAAGAAATCGCGCGACGTCTCGCTCATCCGCCAGCACATCAAGCTGCGCACCGTTCGCGGCATGGTCCGCGACGAGACCCGGGCCACCGGCTGGGACTACTTTGTCGATCCCGACAGCAAGATCGGGTACGTCCGCGTCAGCGGCTACATGGACAAGACGGTGGAAGACCTCGAGCACGCCCTCGATCAGATGGAGGACGAAGGGTGCCGCGGCCTGATTCTCGATCTGCGCTTCAACCCCGGCGGCCTGCTCACGGCGGCGGTCAAGATGTGCGAATTGTTCGTGAAGGAACGCGATCCGCTTGTGCAGACCAAGGGCCGCAACCGCCAGCAGAACATGGAGATCCTCGCGCGAGCCGATTCGCGGTTCAACCGCCCGCTGATCGTGATGGTGAACGAATACAGCGCCAGTGCCAGCGAGATCGTGGCCGGAGCGCTGGCCGGATTGCAGGAGGCGTGCATCCTCGGCGTGCGCACCTTCGGCAAGGGCAGCGTGCAGAACCTGATCCCGATCATGGACAACCAGGCCTATTTGAAATTGACAACAGCCTATTATTACGTGTACGACAAGAACCGCCCGGGCGACCCGTGGTACTGCCTCCATCGCAAGAAGGAGTCCGAGACCTGGGGCGTCGAGCCGCACGTGACAATCAAAATGATTCCCATGGAACTGTCCAAGGTGCTGCGCCTCCGCCGCGAGCGCGACGTGCTCAAAGGCCGCGATCAGGCCGAAGTCCCCAGGGAAATTCTCGAACGCCGTGCCGCCAGCCAGCCCGATGAAGAGCTGCCCAAAGACCCCGATCCCGACACCGATCCGCAGCTGGTCGCGGCCGTCAACATGATGCGCCTCAAGCTCATGAGCAAGCAGCCGTGGGTCCTCGCGCCGGCTGCCGCGCCGCGGGTCGCCCGCGGCGCCGCTGTCGAGCAGCGCACCCCGGACGAGACGCCGCGCTGA
- a CDS encoding endonuclease/exonuclease/phosphatase family protein — protein MTRLRYLTFCLFFSLALPLRAQETDKPAEPIAASQPSAPPAWAGKPLVKWQDAKNHVDEEIVVQGRIVQARNMGNITFLNFDTARTFTAVVHQRNYKNFKTPAEKMFEGKTVRILGIISEYRDKPQIEIIKPDQVMIVPDDAPVPERPAVSAPREFSGTVTLATFNILNLFDAHDDPYHLDEGTDPKPESEQKKVAAMIRRIDADVLALEEVENEGVLKQFVDTHLADMGYKNVVSFASNDRRGIECSVVSRLPVGPVTSYRFVDFSDGSGGQTRFQRDLLRVRILPPEAPAFDVFVVHLKSKRGGEESSGRIRTAEAKAARKIMDEVLATDPEALFVICGDFNDTFDSPSLKLIRGEGESALRDFLHDVPKSTVSFNQAPYRSMIDFIFASPAMAKRYEAKTYQVIQSSKQEGGSDHNPVVARFKLK, from the coding sequence ATGACACGCCTGCGATATCTTACGTTCTGTCTTTTTTTCTCGCTCGCCCTGCCGCTCCGCGCGCAGGAGACGGACAAACCCGCCGAGCCGATCGCCGCGTCGCAACCTAGCGCGCCGCCCGCATGGGCCGGCAAGCCCCTGGTGAAATGGCAGGACGCGAAAAACCATGTGGACGAAGAAATCGTCGTGCAGGGTCGCATCGTGCAGGCCCGCAACATGGGGAACATCACGTTCCTGAACTTCGACACCGCGCGGACGTTCACGGCCGTCGTCCACCAGCGCAATTACAAGAACTTCAAGACACCCGCCGAGAAGATGTTCGAGGGCAAGACGGTCCGAATCCTTGGCATCATCAGCGAGTATCGCGACAAGCCGCAGATCGAGATCATCAAACCCGACCAGGTGATGATCGTGCCCGACGATGCGCCCGTGCCCGAGCGGCCTGCGGTGTCCGCCCCGCGCGAATTCAGCGGCACGGTCACCCTCGCGACGTTCAACATTCTTAATCTCTTCGATGCGCACGATGACCCCTATCACCTCGACGAGGGGACCGATCCCAAGCCCGAGTCCGAGCAGAAGAAAGTGGCCGCGATGATTCGCAGGATCGATGCCGATGTGCTGGCGCTGGAGGAGGTCGAGAACGAGGGCGTTCTCAAGCAATTCGTCGATACGCATTTGGCGGACATGGGCTACAAGAACGTCGTCAGTTTTGCCAGCAACGACCGGCGCGGAATTGAATGTTCCGTGGTTTCGCGTCTCCCGGTGGGTCCGGTCACGTCTTATCGGTTTGTCGATTTCAGCGACGGCTCGGGCGGCCAGACGCGTTTTCAACGAGACTTGCTCCGCGTGCGCATCCTGCCGCCGGAGGCCCCGGCCTTCGATGTATTTGTCGTGCATCTCAAGAGCAAGCGCGGCGGCGAGGAAAGTTCAGGCCGAATCCGCACGGCCGAGGCAAAGGCGGCGAGGAAGATCATGGACGAGGTGCTTGCAACAGATCCCGAAGCGTTGTTTGTGATCTGCGGGGACTTCAACGACACGTTTGACAGTCCGTCGCTGAAGTTGATTCGCGGCGAGGGCGAATCAGCACTTCGTGACTTTTTGCACGATGTCCCGAAATCAACGGTGAGTTTCAACCAGGCGCCATACAGGAGCATGATTGATTTCATCTTTGCGTCGCCGGCGATGGCGAAGCGTTACGAGGCGAAGACGTACCAGGTGATCCAGAGCAGCAAACAGGAGGGGGGTTCAGACCATAATCCGGTCGTGGCGAGGTTCAAGTTGAAGTGA
- a CDS encoding acetyl-CoA carboxylase carboxyltransferase subunit beta, with protein sequence MTTKTMAKVEVPEGLWLRCQGCSKMIFRKILEENLLVCPECQHHYRVDARTRVTQLTDPDSFEEFNAGLVSSDPLNFKDSAGYKDRLSAAQKKTGLTEAVLTGRAYIKGRPVILAVMDPFFVMGSMGTVVGEKVTAAIERATDEELPAVIVTCSGGARMQEGLVSLMQMAKTSAAVARHDDHKGLYITVMTDPTTAGVAASFAFLGDVILAEPKAMIGFAGPRVIWNTVKVDLPEGFQTSEFMLEHGYIDRIVPRSDLRSEIARIIDYCGK encoded by the coding sequence ATGACTACGAAAACCATGGCCAAAGTAGAAGTACCCGAGGGATTGTGGCTGCGCTGCCAGGGTTGCAGCAAGATGATCTTCCGGAAGATTCTGGAGGAGAACCTGCTTGTCTGCCCCGAGTGCCAGCATCATTACCGTGTCGATGCGCGAACGCGCGTCACACAGTTGACCGACCCCGACAGCTTTGAAGAGTTCAACGCGGGTCTGGTTTCGAGTGATCCGTTGAATTTCAAGGACTCCGCCGGATACAAAGATCGCCTTTCCGCCGCCCAAAAGAAAACCGGCTTGACGGAAGCGGTTCTCACCGGCCGGGCCTACATCAAGGGTCGCCCCGTCATCCTCGCGGTGATGGATCCTTTTTTCGTAATGGGTTCGATGGGCACGGTCGTCGGCGAGAAGGTCACTGCGGCGATCGAGCGCGCCACCGACGAGGAGTTACCCGCCGTCATCGTGACCTGCTCCGGCGGCGCCCGCATGCAGGAGGGCCTGGTCAGCCTCATGCAGATGGCCAAGACGTCGGCGGCCGTCGCACGGCACGATGATCACAAGGGGCTTTACATCACGGTGATGACCGACCCGACGACGGCCGGCGTGGCGGCGAGCTTTGCATTTCTGGGGGATGTGATTCTGGCGGAACCCAAGGCGATGATCGGCTTTGCCGGCCCGCGCGTCATCTGGAACACGGTGAAGGTGGATCTTCCGGAAGGATTCCAGACGTCGGAGTTCATGCTGGAGCACGGCTACATCGATCGAATTGTCCCGCGGTCGGACCTTCGCAGCGAAATCGCCCGAATCATCGACTATTGCGGGAAGTGA
- a CDS encoding carbamoyltransferase, protein MNILGISAFYHDSAACLVRDGEIIAAAQEERFTRKKHDYRFPNKAIDYCLAEGGITPEQLDHVVFYDKPLLKFERLLETYLSYAPAGLKSFMQAMPLWMKQKLHLPREMDHGLKNKYKGRYIFTEHHESHAASAFFPSPFEEAAILTLDGVGEWATASYGYGRGNRIHISHEMHFPHSVGLLYSAFTYYCGFKVNSGEYKLMGLAPYGEPKFVDLILKNLVDLKPDGSIRMDMKYFNYCQGLTMTSPAFHDLFGGPPRGPESKLTQREMDIAASIQWVTEEIMLRAARHVHKESGGMKNLVLAGGVALNCVGNGRILREGPFERIWIQPAAGDAGGALGAALFVWHQLLNKPRQVQPDLDSQRGSLLGPAYTTEQIRRMLDEAGAKYHYFEREEDVIDRIVEAMTNEKVVGHMAGRMEFGPRALGCRSIIGDARSPAMQSVMNLKIKFRESFRPFAPCVLREHVHEYFQMRPNEDSPYMLLVAPVREEKRIPLNGESDKLFGIDKLKQLRSVVPAITHVDYSARVQTVDPVRHPRMYRVMSRFKEKTGCPVIINTSFNVRSEPIVCSPTDAYRCFMVCNMDVLVVENFIMYKHEQKQMTEAEIQEYLAQFQLD, encoded by the coding sequence ATGAACATCCTTGGAATATCCGCCTTTTATCACGACAGCGCGGCCTGCCTCGTTCGCGACGGCGAGATCATCGCCGCGGCCCAGGAGGAGCGCTTCACGCGAAAGAAGCACGACTACCGATTTCCGAACAAGGCGATTGATTACTGTCTCGCCGAAGGCGGCATCACGCCGGAGCAGCTCGATCACGTCGTGTTCTATGACAAGCCGCTGCTGAAGTTCGAGCGGCTGCTGGAGACGTACCTGTCTTATGCACCGGCCGGGTTGAAGAGTTTCATGCAGGCCATGCCGTTGTGGATGAAGCAGAAGCTGCACCTTCCGCGGGAAATGGATCACGGCCTGAAGAATAAATATAAAGGTCGCTATATCTTCACCGAGCACCACGAGTCGCACGCGGCCAGTGCCTTCTTCCCCTCGCCCTTCGAGGAGGCGGCCATCCTGACGCTGGACGGCGTTGGCGAGTGGGCGACGGCCAGCTACGGCTACGGCCGGGGCAACAGGATTCACATTTCACACGAGATGCATTTTCCGCATTCGGTGGGTTTGCTGTATTCGGCGTTTACCTACTACTGCGGGTTCAAGGTCAACTCGGGCGAGTACAAGCTGATGGGCCTGGCGCCCTACGGCGAGCCGAAGTTCGTTGATCTCATCCTGAAGAATCTGGTCGATCTGAAGCCCGACGGGTCGATCCGGATGGACATGAAGTACTTCAACTACTGCCAGGGGCTGACGATGACCAGCCCGGCGTTTCATGACTTGTTCGGCGGACCGCCGCGCGGGCCGGAGTCGAAGCTCACCCAGCGCGAAATGGACATCGCCGCGTCGATTCAATGGGTGACCGAGGAAATCATGCTCCGCGCCGCGCGCCACGTACACAAAGAGAGCGGCGGCATGAAGAATCTCGTGCTGGCCGGCGGCGTCGCGCTGAACTGCGTCGGCAACGGTCGCATCCTTCGCGAGGGGCCGTTCGAGCGGATCTGGATTCAGCCTGCGGCCGGCGACGCCGGCGGGGCGCTGGGCGCGGCGCTGTTTGTCTGGCACCAGTTGCTGAACAAGCCGCGTCAGGTGCAGCCCGATCTGGACTCGCAGCGCGGTTCGCTGCTCGGTCCGGCTTACACGACGGAGCAGATCCGCCGCATGCTGGACGAAGCCGGCGCGAAGTATCACTACTTCGAGCGCGAGGAAGACGTGATCGACCGCATTGTCGAGGCCATGACGAACGAAAAGGTTGTCGGTCACATGGCCGGTCGCATGGAGTTCGGCCCCCGGGCGCTGGGTTGCCGTTCGATCATCGGCGACGCGCGTTCGCCGGCGATGCAGTCGGTGATGAATCTGAAGATCAAGTTCCGCGAGAGTTTCCGGCCGTTCGCCCCGTGCGTATTGCGCGAGCACGTGCACGAGTATTTCCAGATGCGGCCGAACGAGGACAGCCCGTACATGCTGCTGGTCGCGCCGGTTCGCGAGGAGAAACGGATACCGTTGAACGGCGAGTCGGACAAGCTGTTCGGCATCGATAAGCTGAAGCAGTTGCGTTCGGTGGTGCCGGCGATAACTCACGTGGATTATTCGGCGCGCGTGCAGACGGTGGATCCGGTTCGTCACCCGCGGATGTACCGCGTGATGTCTCGGTTCAAGGAGAAGACCGGCTGCCCGGTGATCATCAATACGAGTTTCAACGTTCGCAGCGAGCCGATTGTCTGCTCACCCACGGATGCGTACCGGTGTTTCATGGTCTGCAACATGGACGTGCTCGTGGTGGAGAACTTCATCATGTACAAGCATGAGCAGAAGCAGATGACCGAGGCGGAGATTCAGGAGTACCTGGCGCAGTTTCAACTGGACTAA
- a CDS encoding DMT family transporter has product MNHPRALPWIVGVGIVAISTAAIFIKLSHDAQPVIIAATRMVLATLCLVPPAIAAHRRRALTLPRKHVRAVIFAGLFLGLHFYFWVASLRHTSVLSSVVLVTTNPIFVGIASFVFLKEKLHRNLIIAIVMAVVGGTLIGLSDAAGSAEVSARIPSASGATPIDAGVVEADGTKAAPIVKPGPTEKPGALYGNFLSLAGAVMASCYLLIGRRVRAEVELLPYVLPVYGVAALLLAAISLAQGATVLGLNRATYVYLILLALVPQLIGHTSLNYALRHLPATLVAVCILGEPIGATLFAYFFLGEAIRLMQGIGGGIILLGIFVASRVPTTTPAAGSLRRGDSRPKPQA; this is encoded by the coding sequence ATGAATCATCCGCGCGCACTGCCATGGATCGTCGGCGTCGGAATCGTCGCCATCTCCACGGCCGCCATCTTTATCAAGTTGAGCCACGACGCGCAGCCCGTGATCATCGCCGCCACGCGCATGGTCCTCGCCACGCTCTGCCTGGTGCCGCCGGCCATCGCCGCGCACCGCCGCCGGGCGCTGACCCTGCCGCGCAAGCATGTTCGCGCCGTCATCTTCGCCGGACTGTTCCTCGGGCTGCACTTTTATTTTTGGGTGGCGTCACTCCGGCACACCAGCGTGCTCTCCTCGGTCGTGCTGGTCACCACCAACCCGATCTTCGTCGGAATCGCATCGTTTGTCTTTCTCAAAGAAAAGCTGCACCGCAATCTGATCATCGCCATCGTGATGGCCGTCGTGGGCGGCACACTCATCGGCCTCTCCGATGCAGCCGGATCAGCCGAAGTGAGCGCGCGGATTCCATCGGCCTCCGGCGCAACGCCCATCGACGCCGGCGTGGTCGAAGCCGATGGGACCAAGGCAGCCCCCATCGTCAAGCCCGGGCCGACCGAGAAGCCCGGCGCGCTGTATGGGAACTTCCTTTCGCTGGCGGGAGCCGTGATGGCGTCGTGCTACCTGCTCATCGGCCGTCGGGTGCGCGCCGAGGTGGAATTGCTGCCCTATGTGCTGCCGGTCTACGGCGTGGCGGCCTTGCTGCTGGCGGCGATTTCACTGGCGCAAGGGGCGACGGTGCTGGGCCTGAACCGCGCGACGTATGTCTATCTCATACTGCTGGCGCTCGTACCGCAGCTCATCGGCCACACGTCGCTGAATTACGCACTGCGCCATCTGCCGGCCACGCTCGTCGCGGTGTGCATCCTTGGCGAGCCGATCGGCGCGACGCTGTTTGCCTACTTTTTTCTCGGCGAAGCGATTCGCCTGATGCAAGGCATCGGCGGCGGGATCATCCTGCTGGGGATCTTCGTCGCGTCCCGCGTGCCGACCACCACGCCCGCGGCGGGGTCGCTCCGTCGCGGCGACTCACGCCCCAAGCCTCAAGCCTAA
- a CDS encoding zinc ribbon domain-containing protein codes for MPTYEYRCDNCQTVFEVFQSIKASPLRRTKCESCCKVTPVKRLIGPGGAVLFKGSGFYQTDYRSESYHKAAKAEAAEAKPATAEAKSPSTATPTDGAAKSSAPVAADASKGASPGKEAAGAKATAVSKHPGKPGTRRKK; via the coding sequence ATGCCGACCTACGAATACCGCTGCGACAACTGTCAGACCGTCTTCGAAGTGTTTCAGTCGATCAAGGCATCGCCCCTGCGCCGCACGAAGTGCGAGTCCTGCTGCAAGGTCACGCCCGTCAAGCGGCTGATCGGCCCGGGCGGCGCGGTCCTGTTCAAAGGCTCCGGCTTCTACCAGACCGACTACCGCAGCGAGTCGTATCACAAGGCCGCCAAGGCGGAGGCGGCAGAGGCCAAGCCAGCAACGGCGGAAGCCAAGTCGCCTTCAACGGCCACGCCAACCGACGGCGCGGCAAAGTCGAGCGCACCCGTCGCCGCCGATGCGTCCAAGGGGGCATCGCCTGGCAAGGAGGCAGCCGGTGCGAAAGCGACAGCGGTCTCGAAGCATCCTGGCAAACCAGGCACGCGGCGCAAGAAGTGA